TTGGCTCAACAGAAGCGCGAAAGTTTTGTCTGAAACCAGAAAATCGGTGTACTTCTCCCCAGGTATTGGCGCTGGAGTTATCTTTGTCACTGAAGGCCAAAACATTGGACTGGGCGGCTACTACCGACTCATTTTTCAAGGTTCTGACTTAATCGATAAAACTGCCGAAGGGCAATTTGCTGGCTTATTGGAAATTCAATTGACTTTTTGGTTTTAACGATCATTTGACCCAACATTCACCTCACCGTTTAAAGCCATTCAACGGCTATTGGCAAGAAGCCTGAAAACACATAGAGAAAGAGGCCGAAGAAAAAAAGATTTTTTTCTGTAAATTTCGCCATAGCAGACTTGCTATATGTAGTTATGTTGCTAGAAAAAATTGACGAACCGCACTTTTAGCTCAAGATTTTTTCGGGGGACAAGATTTTAAACTAATAAGTATGACCGAAAAAAATAGACCGGCTGAACAGCCTCATCAACCGAAATACGCGCCGCACGACGCACCCCGAACGACCAAGCGAAAGTTTAAAATGCGCAAAGTACAAATTCCGCGAGTGCCTCCTTCGGCTGTTCCATCTGCCTTTACGGTCATGAACATGGCTTGCGGCTATGTGGCCATTGTTATGGCCAGCCAAGACAGTTTTACCGCGGCTGGCTGGTTTATTATTTTTGCTGCCATTTTTGATACGCTTGACGGCTTTGTTGCTCGCCTCACCAATGCCTCATCTGAATTTGGTGTTGAATTGGATTCGCTCTCCGACCTGGTTTCTTTTGGCGCTGCGCCCTCTTTTCTTGCTTACAAATTCGGCCTGAACGAATACGGCGTTGGCGTTGGGCTGGGGCTAAGCTCGCTCTTGATGATCGGCAGCGGCCTACGATTAGCACGATTTAATGTCCAATTGGTTGGTTTTTCAAAGGATTACTTTTCGGGCTTGCCTACGCCTTCGCAGGCCATGACGCTTGCCACGTTTGTCATGTGGGCGCATAACGAACAGGTGTTTTTTGCGCCGCATCTTCATGTGGTTTTGGCTGTTCTCACGGTGCTCTTGGCAGGTTTGATGGTTAGCAAAGTGCGCTACGATACGCTGCCCAAATTTAGGCCCGACGATTTTCGCTCGTCGCCGGTTAAAATGTCATTATACATCATCTCGTTTATTTGCATTCTGATCTTTCAAGCCAAGGCATTTTTCATTGCCATGATGATGTACATACTTTTCGGATTAATTCGCTCGATTTATCATTTTTTCAGTGAAGAAACAGATATCGCTTCCGAAAATGCAACAACCCATAACATGTAAATGATTTTTTTTAAACTCGCAAAAATCAAGCAGAGCTTGCCGGTTTTTTGCATAGAAATCATTTTGAGCTCATCTCGTTTCTAATAAAAAAATAACTTTTTGTAGAATGGCTTTTAACGCAAAAATCAGAGTAACGCTGCGCAAATCAATCCTTGATGTGCAAGGCAAAGCGGTGCATCAAGCACTTGGAAATCTTGGTTACAACGACATCGATTCTGTTAGAATCGGCAAATACATTGAAGTTCATATCAATGAAGAAGACATCGAAAAAGCGAAAAAAATAACGGATGACATTTGCCATAAATTGCTTTCAAATCCAGTTATGGAAGATTATAGCTACGATCTTGAAACGATCTAAATGCATAGCAATCAACAAGGCAAATAACTTTTTAACCAATTGTATTCTTAAGTTTTTTACTAATGGCAAAAACAAAATTCGGTATTGTCGTTTTTCCAGGTTCTAATTGCGATCACGATACAGAATATGTGTGTAACGCTTTTCCAAATGCTGAAGCGAAATTGATTTGGCACCAGGAAAGCGATTTACAAGGTGCTGATGTGATCGTTTTGCCAGGCGGATTTTCCTATGGCGATTATCTTCGTGCGGGCGCTATCGCGAAGTTTTCTCCTGTGATGCAAGAAGTAATTCGGTTTGCAGGCGAAGGCCGACCTGTTATTGGCATTTGCAATGGGTTTCAGGTGCTTTTGGAAAGCGGCTTGCTCGAAGGCGCTATGATGCACAACAAAAGCCGTCGGTTTATCTGCAAATTTGTATACCTGAAAGTCGCAAACAATCAAACGCTTTTTACCAGCAAATACGAGAAAGACGCCGTCGTGCGGATTCCCATTGCACACGGCGAGGGCAATTTCTTTGCGTCGGAGGCAACGCTAAGCCGGTTGCAGGAAAATGAGCAGATTGTATTTCAATATTGCGACAAAGCGGGACAGCTCAGCGAGGCGGCCAACCCGAACGGCTCGTGCCTCAATATCGCTGGAATTGTCAATGAAAAAAGAAACGTGCTCGGCATGATGCCGCACCCCGAACGCGCTTCGGATGCGATGCTGGGCTCAACAGATGGAAGCAAAGTTTTTGAGTCCATTTTAAATAATTTTGTTGAAGCCGTTTAATCGGTTTTTGCTGGTGGAGACGAAGGCTGCATCAACATTTCACTTGTCAATTTATCTCAAAAGATTTATTGAAAGTGAAAAAAAATGCCAACCGTTCGTCTCTGCGCAACTGAATAAAAAACCGTATCGACCACTTAAAAATGAAAGGTGCTACGCGAAACTTCGCGCTTCACCTTTGTTCAAACATGACGAAAAAAAATGCTGCTATCGCTATGTTTCGGACACGCTTGACTTTTATATGGATGTTGTTGGCGTTTTTCGGCGGGCACTCGTCGCTCCTTGCTGAAAACCAAGCGCAAATAAAACCCAAAAATTCGGCAAAACGCTATCCACCGAAGCTTCGCTTTAATGCCGAAGCGTTTCGTTCGTTCGAGAAAAACTACATAGACACGCGTCAGAAATATAATTTTGTCTATCAAAATGTGATTTTTGATTCGGTTGGCTGCACGCTCAACCAGCTCACACGACCGGTTATCCCCATTCAACTTGCTCTGAATCTTGCAGAAAATGACACCGCTACGGCGATTTTGGTTGCCGCAAAAGCTTTTTTAGATGAAAATGAACCGCTATTTCATGCAAATAGCAAACAAGTGGTGCTGGGCTCATTGAACGATTACGATGAATTCTGTGCCGTTCTTTTTGAGCGCGCGGCTTATGGCAAACATCCGGCGGCTGGACAAAGCCGCGGAAAAGTGGAATTTATTGTAGAAAAGAAAACGGGTCATCTGTATCTGCTGGCTTCCACCATGACAAGAATCATCGGCAACTTGCCCGACTCTGCAACTTATCCAAAAAATAAACTCTACGACAAACTCAAAGACCGAACGCTGAGGTTTTCGCTCGGCCAAAAACATATTAAATTTACCATCAACCGGCTCGAGACGATTCAGCTTAGCCGCGTGTGCGTCTATGAAAAGAAAACGTTTGATGATATTTATGATTCGCACGGAAAACGGGTCGAGCGCCGGCTGGTAAGCGATGAACCGCATCTGGCTTACGAAGTTATTATTGGTGAAGATCTTGCCAACCCAATCGCAACCATTTTCTTTGACGCGATTACAGGCGAAGAACTCGCCATAGATTATCCTGAACCTAAATGGTAGTTGCTCAAAAATACAGTAAACCTTAAAACTCACATTCATGCCTTTGTCATCGGAAACGGCTGAGCCCGTTCCACTTCAGAACGAAGAACCTTACTCTAAACGAAATATTTTTGCCTGGACGCTCTTCGATTTTGCGAACACGTCGTTCAGCGTCATGATTGTCACCTTTGTTTATCCCCTTTACTTTAAGAACATTATTTGCGCGGGGCACGCCATCGGCGATGCGCTTTGGGGCACCAATGTGAGCATTTCGATGCTTATTGGCGCCGTGGTTGCGCCGGTGCTTGGTGCCGCCTCCGATTATTCCGGTCGGCGCAAGCGTTTCCTTTTGGCCTTCACTTTAATTTCCATTCTCTGCACTTCGTTGATGTTTTTCACCTCAGCGGACATGATTCTCATCGGTTCAGTGCTCTTTATTTTGG
Above is a window of Chloroherpeton thalassium ATCC 35110 DNA encoding:
- the pssA gene encoding CDP-diacylglycerol--serine O-phosphatidyltransferase; its protein translation is MTEKNRPAEQPHQPKYAPHDAPRTTKRKFKMRKVQIPRVPPSAVPSAFTVMNMACGYVAIVMASQDSFTAAGWFIIFAAIFDTLDGFVARLTNASSEFGVELDSLSDLVSFGAAPSFLAYKFGLNEYGVGVGLGLSSLLMIGSGLRLARFNVQLVGFSKDYFSGLPTPSQAMTLATFVMWAHNEQVFFAPHLHVVLAVLTVLLAGLMVSKVRYDTLPKFRPDDFRSSPVKMSLYIISFICILIFQAKAFFIAMMMYILFGLIRSIYHFFSEETDIASENATTHNM
- the purS gene encoding phosphoribosylformylglycinamidine synthase subunit PurS, yielding MAFNAKIRVTLRKSILDVQGKAVHQALGNLGYNDIDSVRIGKYIEVHINEEDIEKAKKITDDICHKLLSNPVMEDYSYDLETI
- the purQ gene encoding phosphoribosylformylglycinamidine synthase subunit PurQ; translation: MAKTKFGIVVFPGSNCDHDTEYVCNAFPNAEAKLIWHQESDLQGADVIVLPGGFSYGDYLRAGAIAKFSPVMQEVIRFAGEGRPVIGICNGFQVLLESGLLEGAMMHNKSRRFICKFVYLKVANNQTLFTSKYEKDAVVRIPIAHGEGNFFASEATLSRLQENEQIVFQYCDKAGQLSEAANPNGSCLNIAGIVNEKRNVLGMMPHPERASDAMLGSTDGSKVFESILNNFVEAV